The Camelus ferus isolate YT-003-E chromosome 32, BCGSAC_Cfer_1.0, whole genome shotgun sequence genome window below encodes:
- the NEFH gene encoding neurofilament heavy polypeptide isoform X8 yields MSFSGADALLGAFPPLHGGGSLHYALARKGGAGGVRSAAGSSSGFHSWARTSVSSVSASPSRFRGAGAASSTDSLDTLSNGPEGYVVAAAAARSEKEQLQALNDRFAGYIDKVRQLEAHNRSLEGEAAALRQQQAGRSAMGELYEREVREMRGAVLRLGAARGQLRLEQEHLLEDIAHVRQRLDDEARQREEAEAAARALARFAQEADAARVELQKKAQALQEECGYLRRHHQEEVGELLGQIQGSGAAQAQAQAEARDALKCDVTSALREIRAQLEGHTVQSTLQSEEWFRVRLDRLSEAAKMNTDAMRSAQEEITEYRRQLQARTTELETLKSTKDSLERQRSELEDRHQADIASYQEAIQQLDAELRNTKWEMAAQLREYQDLLNVKMALDIEIAAYRKLLEGEECRIGFGPTPFSLPEVLPKIPPMTTHIKVKSEEKIKVVEKSEKETVILEEQTEEVRVTEEVTEEEEKEAKEEEAKEEEGREEAKSPPAEEAKSPAKAKSPEKAESPVEVKSPEKAKSPVKEEVKSPEKPKSPVKEEAKSPEKAKSPVEAKSPEKAKSPVKEEAKSPEKAKSPVEAKSPEKAKSPVKEEAKSPEKAKSPEKEEVKSPEKAKSPVKEEAKSPEKAKSPVKEEAKSPEKAKSPEKAKSPVKEEAKSPEKAKSPVKEEAKSPEKAKSPEKAKSPVKEEAKSPEKAKSPEKAKSPVKEEAKSPEKAKSPVKEEAKSPEKAKSPVEVKSPEKAKSPVKEEAKSPEKAKSPVKEEAKSPEKAKSPEKEEVKSPEKAKSPVKEEAKSPEKAKSPVKEEAKSPEKAKSPEKAKSPVKEEAKSPEKAKSPVKEEAKSPEKAKSPEKAKSPVKEEAKSPEKAKSPVKEDAKAPEKEVPKKEEAKSPVKEEEKPQEVKAKEPPKKVEEKAPATPKTEKDSKKDEVPKKEAPKPEVLEKKEPAVEKPKEPKAETKKEEAEDKKKATTPEKEASAKGKEEAKPKEKAEVAKKEPDDAKAKEPSKAAEKEPEKPKKEETPAAPEKKDAKEGKATEAKKPEEPSKEASTPSKAKTEKAEKSSSTDQKDSKPPEKATEEKATKGEK; encoded by the exons ATGAGCTTCAGCGGCGCGGACGCGCTGCTAGGCGCCTTCCCGCCGCTGCACGGAggcggcagcctgcactacgcgCTGGCCCGCAAGGGCGGCGCGGGCGGAGTGCGTTCTGCAGCCGGCTCCTCCAGCGGCTTCCACTCGTGGGCACGGACGTCCGTGAGCTCCGTGTCGGCCTCGCCGAGCCGCTTCCGCGGCGCAGGAGCCGCTTCCAGCACCGACTCACTAGACACGCTGAGCAACGGACCGGAGGGCTACGtagtggcggcggcggcggcgcgcagCGAGAAGGAGCAGCTGCAGGCGCTGAACGACCGCTTCGCGGGCTACATCGACAAGGTGCGGCAGCTCGAGGCACATAACCGCAGCCTGGAGGGCGAGGCGGCGGCGCTGCGGCAGCAGCAGGCTGGCCGCTCGGCCATGGGTGAGCTGTACGAGCGCGAGGTGCGCGAGATGCGCGGCGCAGTGCTGCGCTTGGGCGCGGCTCGCGGCCAGCTGCGCCTGGAGCAAGAGCACCTGCTGGAGGACATCGCGCACGTGCGCCAGCGCCTAGACGACGAGGCCCGGCAGCGCGAGGAGGCTGAGGCGGCCGCCCGCGCCCTCGCGCGCTTTGCTCAGGAGGCCGATGCGGCGCGCGTCGAGCTGCAGAAGAAAGCGCAAGCCCTGCAGGAAGAGTGCGGCTACCTGCGGCGTCACCACCAGGAGGAGGTGGGCGAGCTACTCGGCCAGATCCAGGGCAGCGGCGCCGCGCAGGCGCAAGCGCAGGCTGAAGCGCGCGACGCCCTCAAGTGCGACGTGACGTCGGCACTGCGCGAGATCCGCGCGCAGCTTGAAGGCCACACGGTGCAGAGCACGCTACAGTCCGAGGAGTGGTTCCGAG TGAGGCTGGACCGACTGTCAGAAGCAGCCAAGATGAACACAGACGCCATGCGCTCAGCACAGGAGGAGATAACTGAGTACCGGCGCCAGCTGCAGGCCAGGACCACAGAGCTGGAGACGCTCAAAAGCACCAAGGACTCGCTGGAGAGGCAGCGCTCTGAGCTGGAGGACCGTCATCAGGCTGACATCGCATCCTACCAG GAAGCCATCCAGCAGCTGGATGCTGAGCTGAGGAACACCAAGTGGGAGATGGCAGCCCAGCTCCGAGAGTACCAGGACCTGCTCAATGTCAAGATGGCTCTGGATATCGAGATTGCTGCTTACAG AAAACTCCTGGAGGGCGAAGAGTGTCGGATTGGCTTTGGCCCaactcctttctcccttccagaAGTACTCCCCAAAATCCCCCCCATGACCACTCACATAAAGGTCAAAAGCGAAGAGAAAATCAAGGTGGTAGAAaagtcagagaaggaaactgtGATTCTGGAGGAACAGACAGAGGAGGTCCGAGTGACCGAAGAAGTGactgaagaagaggagaaagaggcgAAAGAGGAGGAAGctaaggaggaggaaggaagagaagaagcaaaGTCTCCCCCAGCAGAAGAGGCCAAGTCCCCTGCCAAGGCCAAGTCCCCAGAAAAGGCTGAGTCCCCAGTGGAAGTGAAGTCACCAGAGAAGGCTAAATCTCCTGTGAAGGAAGAGGTCAAATCCCCAGAGAAACCCAAGTCCCCAGTGAAGGAAGAGGCCAAATCCCCAGAGAAGGCCAAATCCCCAGTGGAGGCCAAGTCCCCAGAGAAG GCCAAGTCCCCAGTGAAGGAAGAGGCCAAATCCCCAGAGAAGGCCAAATCCCCAGTGGAGGCCAAATCTCCAGAGAAGGCCAAGTCCCCAGTGAAGGAAGAGGCCAAATCTCCAGAGAAGGCCAAGtccccagagaaggaagaggtcAAGTCCCCAGAGAAGGCCAAGTCCCCTGTGAAGGAAGAGGCCAAATCTCCAGAGAAG GCCAAGTCCCCTGTGAAGGAAGAGGCCAAATCTCCAGAGAAGGCCAAGTCCCCAGAGAAGGCCAAGTCCCCTGTGAAGGAAGAGGCCAAATCTCCAGAGAAGGCCAAGTCCCCTGTGAAGGAAGAGGCCAAATCTCCAGAGAAGGCCAAGTCCCCAGAGAAGGCCAAGTCCCCTGTGAAGGAAGAGGCCAAATCTCCAGAGAAGGCCAAGTCCCCAGAGAAGGCCAAGTCCCCTGTGAAGGAAGAGGCCAAATCTCCAGAGAAGGCCAAGTCCCCCGTGAAGGAAGAGGCCAAATCCCCAGAGAAGGCCAAATCCCCAGTGGAGGTCAAGTCCCCAGAGAAGGCCAAGTCCCCTGTGAAGGAAGAGGCCAAATCCCCAGAGAAGGCCAAGTCCCCTGTGAAGGAAGAGGCCAAATCTCCAGAGAAGGCCAAGtccccagagaaggaagaggtcAAGTCCCCAGAGAAGGCCAAGTCCCCCGTGAAGGAAGAGGCCAAATCCCCAGAGAAGGCCAAGTCCCCTGTGAAGGAAGAGGCCAAGTCCCCAGAGAAGGCCAAGTCCCCTGAGAAGGCCAAGTCCCCCGTGAAGGAAGAGGCCAAATCCCCAGAGAAGGCCAAGTCCCCTGTGAAGGAAGAGGCCAAGTCCCCAGAGAAGGCCAAGTCCCCTGAGAAGGCCAAGTCCCCTGTGAAGGAAGAGGCCAAATCCCCAGAGAAGGCCAAGTCTCCTGTGAAGGAGGACGCCAAGGCTCCTGAGAAGGAGGTCCCCAAGAAGGAAGAGGCAAAGTCCCctgtgaaggaggaagagaaaccgCAGGAGGTAAAAGCCAAAGAGCCCCCAAAGAAGGTGGAGGAGAAAGCTCCAGCCACACCAAAAACTGAGAAGGACAGCAAGAAAGATGAGGTGCCCAAGAAAGAGGCTCCAAAGCCCGAGGTGCTGGAGAAGAAGGAGCCTGCTGTGGAGAAGCCCAAAGAACCCAAAGCTGAAACCAAGAAGGAAGAGGctgaagataagaaaaaagcaacaacTCCAGAGAAGGAGGCTTCTGccaaggggaaggaagaggccaaACCCAAAGAGAAGGCTGAGGTGGCCAAGAAGGAACCAGATGATGCCAAGGCCAAAGAACCCAGCAAAGCAGCAGAGAAGGAGCCAGAAAAGCCAAAGAAGGAAGAGACGCCAGCAGCACCTGAGAAAAAAGACGCCAAGGAGGGGAAGGCCACAGAGGCCAAGAAGCCTGAGGAGCCCAGCAAGGAGGCCTCCACACCCAGCAAAGCCAAGACGGAAAAGGCCGAGAAGTCCTCTAGCACAGACCAGAAAGATAGCAAGCCTCCAGAGAAGGCCACAGAAGAGAAGGCCACCAAGGGGGAGAAGTAA
- the NEFH gene encoding neurofilament heavy polypeptide isoform X4 — translation MSFSGADALLGAFPPLHGGGSLHYALARKGGAGGVRSAAGSSSGFHSWARTSVSSVSASPSRFRGAGAASSTDSLDTLSNGPEGYVVAAAAARSEKEQLQALNDRFAGYIDKVRQLEAHNRSLEGEAAALRQQQAGRSAMGELYEREVREMRGAVLRLGAARGQLRLEQEHLLEDIAHVRQRLDDEARQREEAEAAARALARFAQEADAARVELQKKAQALQEECGYLRRHHQEEVGELLGQIQGSGAAQAQAQAEARDALKCDVTSALREIRAQLEGHTVQSTLQSEEWFRVRLDRLSEAAKMNTDAMRSAQEEITEYRRQLQARTTELETLKSTKDSLERQRSELEDRHQADIASYQEAIQQLDAELRNTKWEMAAQLREYQDLLNVKMALDIEIAAYRKLLEGEECRIGFGPTPFSLPEVLPKIPPMTTHIKVKSEEKIKVVEKSEKETVILEEQTEEVRVTEEVTEEEEKEAKEEEAKEEEGREEAKSPPAEEAKSPAKAKSPEKAESPVEVKSPEKAKSPVKEEVKSPEKPKSPVKEEAKSPEKAKSPVEAKSPEKAKSPVKEEAKSPEKAKSPVEAKSPEKAKSPVKEEAKSPEKAKSPEKEEVKSPEKAKSPVKEEAKSPEKAKSPVKEEAKSPEKAKSPEKAKSPVKEEAKSPEKAKSPEKAKSPVKEEAKSPEKAKSPEKAKSPVKEEAKSPEKAKSPEKAKSPVKEEAKSPEKAKSPVKEEAKSPEKAKSPVEVKSPEKAKSPVKEEAKSPEKAKSPVKEEAKSPEKAKSPEKEEVKSPEKAKSPVKEEAKSPEKAKSPVKEEAKSPEKAKSPEKAKSPVKEEAKSPEKAKSPVKEEAKSPEKAKSPEKAKSPVKEEAKSPEKAKSPVKEDAKAPEKEVPKKEEAKSPVKEEEKPQEVKAKEPPKKVEEKAPATPKTEKDSKKDEVPKKEAPKPEVLEKKEPAVEKPKEPKAETKKEEAEDKKKATTPEKEASAKGKEEAKPKEKAEVAKKEPDDAKAKEPSKAAEKEPEKPKKEETPAAPEKKDAKEGKATEAKKPEEPSKEASTPSKAKTEKAEKSSSTDQKDSKPPEKATEEKATKGEK, via the exons ATGAGCTTCAGCGGCGCGGACGCGCTGCTAGGCGCCTTCCCGCCGCTGCACGGAggcggcagcctgcactacgcgCTGGCCCGCAAGGGCGGCGCGGGCGGAGTGCGTTCTGCAGCCGGCTCCTCCAGCGGCTTCCACTCGTGGGCACGGACGTCCGTGAGCTCCGTGTCGGCCTCGCCGAGCCGCTTCCGCGGCGCAGGAGCCGCTTCCAGCACCGACTCACTAGACACGCTGAGCAACGGACCGGAGGGCTACGtagtggcggcggcggcggcgcgcagCGAGAAGGAGCAGCTGCAGGCGCTGAACGACCGCTTCGCGGGCTACATCGACAAGGTGCGGCAGCTCGAGGCACATAACCGCAGCCTGGAGGGCGAGGCGGCGGCGCTGCGGCAGCAGCAGGCTGGCCGCTCGGCCATGGGTGAGCTGTACGAGCGCGAGGTGCGCGAGATGCGCGGCGCAGTGCTGCGCTTGGGCGCGGCTCGCGGCCAGCTGCGCCTGGAGCAAGAGCACCTGCTGGAGGACATCGCGCACGTGCGCCAGCGCCTAGACGACGAGGCCCGGCAGCGCGAGGAGGCTGAGGCGGCCGCCCGCGCCCTCGCGCGCTTTGCTCAGGAGGCCGATGCGGCGCGCGTCGAGCTGCAGAAGAAAGCGCAAGCCCTGCAGGAAGAGTGCGGCTACCTGCGGCGTCACCACCAGGAGGAGGTGGGCGAGCTACTCGGCCAGATCCAGGGCAGCGGCGCCGCGCAGGCGCAAGCGCAGGCTGAAGCGCGCGACGCCCTCAAGTGCGACGTGACGTCGGCACTGCGCGAGATCCGCGCGCAGCTTGAAGGCCACACGGTGCAGAGCACGCTACAGTCCGAGGAGTGGTTCCGAG TGAGGCTGGACCGACTGTCAGAAGCAGCCAAGATGAACACAGACGCCATGCGCTCAGCACAGGAGGAGATAACTGAGTACCGGCGCCAGCTGCAGGCCAGGACCACAGAGCTGGAGACGCTCAAAAGCACCAAGGACTCGCTGGAGAGGCAGCGCTCTGAGCTGGAGGACCGTCATCAGGCTGACATCGCATCCTACCAG GAAGCCATCCAGCAGCTGGATGCTGAGCTGAGGAACACCAAGTGGGAGATGGCAGCCCAGCTCCGAGAGTACCAGGACCTGCTCAATGTCAAGATGGCTCTGGATATCGAGATTGCTGCTTACAG AAAACTCCTGGAGGGCGAAGAGTGTCGGATTGGCTTTGGCCCaactcctttctcccttccagaAGTACTCCCCAAAATCCCCCCCATGACCACTCACATAAAGGTCAAAAGCGAAGAGAAAATCAAGGTGGTAGAAaagtcagagaaggaaactgtGATTCTGGAGGAACAGACAGAGGAGGTCCGAGTGACCGAAGAAGTGactgaagaagaggagaaagaggcgAAAGAGGAGGAAGctaaggaggaggaaggaagagaagaagcaaaGTCTCCCCCAGCAGAAGAGGCCAAGTCCCCTGCCAAGGCCAAGTCCCCAGAAAAGGCTGAGTCCCCAGTGGAAGTGAAGTCACCAGAGAAGGCTAAATCTCCTGTGAAGGAAGAGGTCAAATCCCCAGAGAAACCCAAGTCCCCAGTGAAGGAAGAGGCCAAATCCCCAGAGAAGGCCAAATCCCCAGTGGAGGCCAAGTCCCCAGAGAAG GCCAAGTCCCCAGTGAAGGAAGAGGCCAAATCCCCAGAGAAGGCCAAATCCCCAGTGGAGGCCAAATCTCCAGAGAAGGCCAAGTCCCCAGTGAAGGAAGAGGCCAAATCTCCAGAGAAGGCCAAGtccccagagaaggaagaggtcAAGTCCCCAGAGAAGGCCAAGTCCCCTGTGAAGGAAGAGGCCAAATCTCCAGAGAAGGCCAAGTCCCCCGTGAAGGAAGAGGCCAAATCTCCAGAGAAGGCCAAATCCCCAGAGAAGGCCAAGTCCCCTGTGAAGGAAGAGGCCAAATCTCCAGAGAAGGCCAAGTCCCCAGAGAAGGCCAAGTCCCCTGTGAAGGAAGAGGCCAAATCTCCAGAGAAG GCCAAGTCCCCAGAGAAGGCCAAGTCCCCTGTGAAGGAAGAGGCCAAATCTCCAGAGAAGGCCAAGTCCCCAGAGAAGGCCAAGTCCCCTGTGAAGGAAGAGGCCAAATCTCCAGAGAAGGCCAAGTCCCCCGTGAAGGAAGAGGCCAAATCCCCAGAGAAGGCCAAATCCCCAGTGGAGGTCAAGTCCCCAGAGAAGGCCAAGTCCCCTGTGAAGGAAGAGGCCAAATCCCCAGAGAAGGCCAAGTCCCCTGTGAAGGAAGAGGCCAAATCTCCAGAGAAGGCCAAGtccccagagaaggaagaggtcAAGTCCCCAGAGAAGGCCAAGTCCCCCGTGAAGGAAGAGGCCAAATCCCCAGAGAAGGCCAAGTCCCCTGTGAAGGAAGAGGCCAAGTCCCCAGAGAAGGCCAAGTCCCCTGAGAAGGCCAAGTCCCCCGTGAAGGAAGAGGCCAAATCCCCAGAGAAGGCCAAGTCCCCTGTGAAGGAAGAGGCCAAGTCCCCAGAGAAGGCCAAGTCCCCTGAGAAGGCCAAGTCCCCTGTGAAGGAAGAGGCCAAATCCCCAGAGAAGGCCAAGTCTCCTGTGAAGGAGGACGCCAAGGCTCCTGAGAAGGAGGTCCCCAAGAAGGAAGAGGCAAAGTCCCctgtgaaggaggaagagaaaccgCAGGAGGTAAAAGCCAAAGAGCCCCCAAAGAAGGTGGAGGAGAAAGCTCCAGCCACACCAAAAACTGAGAAGGACAGCAAGAAAGATGAGGTGCCCAAGAAAGAGGCTCCAAAGCCCGAGGTGCTGGAGAAGAAGGAGCCTGCTGTGGAGAAGCCCAAAGAACCCAAAGCTGAAACCAAGAAGGAAGAGGctgaagataagaaaaaagcaacaacTCCAGAGAAGGAGGCTTCTGccaaggggaaggaagaggccaaACCCAAAGAGAAGGCTGAGGTGGCCAAGAAGGAACCAGATGATGCCAAGGCCAAAGAACCCAGCAAAGCAGCAGAGAAGGAGCCAGAAAAGCCAAAGAAGGAAGAGACGCCAGCAGCACCTGAGAAAAAAGACGCCAAGGAGGGGAAGGCCACAGAGGCCAAGAAGCCTGAGGAGCCCAGCAAGGAGGCCTCCACACCCAGCAAAGCCAAGACGGAAAAGGCCGAGAAGTCCTCTAGCACAGACCAGAAAGATAGCAAGCCTCCAGAGAAGGCCACAGAAGAGAAGGCCACCAAGGGGGAGAAGTAA
- the NEFH gene encoding neurofilament heavy polypeptide isoform X18 yields the protein MSFSGADALLGAFPPLHGGGSLHYALARKGGAGGVRSAAGSSSGFHSWARTSVSSVSASPSRFRGAGAASSTDSLDTLSNGPEGYVVAAAAARSEKEQLQALNDRFAGYIDKVRQLEAHNRSLEGEAAALRQQQAGRSAMGELYEREVREMRGAVLRLGAARGQLRLEQEHLLEDIAHVRQRLDDEARQREEAEAAARALARFAQEADAARVELQKKAQALQEECGYLRRHHQEEVGELLGQIQGSGAAQAQAQAEARDALKCDVTSALREIRAQLEGHTVQSTLQSEEWFRVRLDRLSEAAKMNTDAMRSAQEEITEYRRQLQARTTELETLKSTKDSLERQRSELEDRHQADIASYQEAIQQLDAELRNTKWEMAAQLREYQDLLNVKMALDIEIAAYRKLLEGEECRIGFGPTPFSLPEVLPKIPPMTTHIKVKSEEKIKVVEKSEKETVILEEQTEEVRVTEEVTEEEEKEAKEEEAKEEEGREEAKSPPAEEAKSPAKAKSPEKAESPVEVKSPEKAKSPVKEEVKSPEKPKSPVKEEAKSPEKAKSPVEAKSPEKAKSPVKEEAKSPEKAKSPVEAKSPEKAKSPVKEEAKSPEKAKSPEKEEVKSPEKAKSPVKEEAKSPEKAKSPVKEEAKSPEKAKSPEKAKSPVKEEAKSPEKAKSPEKAKSPVKEEAKSPEKAKSPVKEEAKSPEKAKSPEKAKSPVKEEAKSPEKAKSPVKEEAKSPEKAKSPEKEEVKSPEKAKSPVKEEAKSPEKAKSPVKEEAKSPEKAKSPEKAKSPVKEEAKSPEKAKSPVKEEAKSPEKAKSPEKAKSPVKEEAKSPEKAKSPVKEDAKAPEKEVPKKEEAKSPVKEEEKPQEVKAKEPPKKVEEKAPATPKTEKDSKKDEVPKKEAPKPEVLEKKEPAVEKPKEPKAETKKEEAEDKKKATTPEKEASAKGKEEAKPKEKAEVAKKEPDDAKAKEPSKAAEKEPEKPKKEETPAAPEKKDAKEGKATEAKKPEEPSKEASTPSKAKTEKAEKSSSTDQKDSKPPEKATEEKATKGEK from the exons ATGAGCTTCAGCGGCGCGGACGCGCTGCTAGGCGCCTTCCCGCCGCTGCACGGAggcggcagcctgcactacgcgCTGGCCCGCAAGGGCGGCGCGGGCGGAGTGCGTTCTGCAGCCGGCTCCTCCAGCGGCTTCCACTCGTGGGCACGGACGTCCGTGAGCTCCGTGTCGGCCTCGCCGAGCCGCTTCCGCGGCGCAGGAGCCGCTTCCAGCACCGACTCACTAGACACGCTGAGCAACGGACCGGAGGGCTACGtagtggcggcggcggcggcgcgcagCGAGAAGGAGCAGCTGCAGGCGCTGAACGACCGCTTCGCGGGCTACATCGACAAGGTGCGGCAGCTCGAGGCACATAACCGCAGCCTGGAGGGCGAGGCGGCGGCGCTGCGGCAGCAGCAGGCTGGCCGCTCGGCCATGGGTGAGCTGTACGAGCGCGAGGTGCGCGAGATGCGCGGCGCAGTGCTGCGCTTGGGCGCGGCTCGCGGCCAGCTGCGCCTGGAGCAAGAGCACCTGCTGGAGGACATCGCGCACGTGCGCCAGCGCCTAGACGACGAGGCCCGGCAGCGCGAGGAGGCTGAGGCGGCCGCCCGCGCCCTCGCGCGCTTTGCTCAGGAGGCCGATGCGGCGCGCGTCGAGCTGCAGAAGAAAGCGCAAGCCCTGCAGGAAGAGTGCGGCTACCTGCGGCGTCACCACCAGGAGGAGGTGGGCGAGCTACTCGGCCAGATCCAGGGCAGCGGCGCCGCGCAGGCGCAAGCGCAGGCTGAAGCGCGCGACGCCCTCAAGTGCGACGTGACGTCGGCACTGCGCGAGATCCGCGCGCAGCTTGAAGGCCACACGGTGCAGAGCACGCTACAGTCCGAGGAGTGGTTCCGAG TGAGGCTGGACCGACTGTCAGAAGCAGCCAAGATGAACACAGACGCCATGCGCTCAGCACAGGAGGAGATAACTGAGTACCGGCGCCAGCTGCAGGCCAGGACCACAGAGCTGGAGACGCTCAAAAGCACCAAGGACTCGCTGGAGAGGCAGCGCTCTGAGCTGGAGGACCGTCATCAGGCTGACATCGCATCCTACCAG GAAGCCATCCAGCAGCTGGATGCTGAGCTGAGGAACACCAAGTGGGAGATGGCAGCCCAGCTCCGAGAGTACCAGGACCTGCTCAATGTCAAGATGGCTCTGGATATCGAGATTGCTGCTTACAG AAAACTCCTGGAGGGCGAAGAGTGTCGGATTGGCTTTGGCCCaactcctttctcccttccagaAGTACTCCCCAAAATCCCCCCCATGACCACTCACATAAAGGTCAAAAGCGAAGAGAAAATCAAGGTGGTAGAAaagtcagagaaggaaactgtGATTCTGGAGGAACAGACAGAGGAGGTCCGAGTGACCGAAGAAGTGactgaagaagaggagaaagaggcgAAAGAGGAGGAAGctaaggaggaggaaggaagagaagaagcaaaGTCTCCCCCAGCAGAAGAGGCCAAGTCCCCTGCCAAGGCCAAGTCCCCAGAAAAGGCTGAGTCCCCAGTGGAAGTGAAGTCACCAGAGAAGGCTAAATCTCCTGTGAAGGAAGAGGTCAAATCCCCAGAGAAACCCAAGTCCCCAGTGAAGGAAGAGGCCAAATCCCCAGAGAAGGCCAAATCCCCAGTGGAGGCCAAGTCCCCAGAGAAG GCCAAGTCCCCAGTGAAGGAAGAGGCCAAATCCCCAGAGAAGGCCAAATCCCCAGTGGAGGCCAAATCTCCAGAGAAGGCCAAGTCCCCAGTGAAGGAAGAGGCCAAATCTCCAGAGAAGGCCAAGtccccagagaaggaagaggtcAAGTCCCCAGAGAAGGCCAAGTCCCCTGTGAAGGAAGAGGCCAAATCTCCAGAGAAGGCCAAGTCCCCCGTGAAGGAAGAGGCCAAATCTCCAGAGAAGGCCAAATCCCCAGAGAAGGCCAAGTCCCCTGTGAAGGAAGAGGCCAAATCTCCAGAGAAGGCCAAGTCCCCAGAGAAGGCCAAGTCCCCTGTGAAGGAAGAGGCCAAATCTCCAGAGAAGGCCAAGTCCCCTGTGAAGGAAGAGGCCAAATCTCCAGAGAAGGCCAAGTCCCCAGAGAAGGCCAAGTCCCCTGTGAAGGAAGAGGCCAAATCTCCAGAGAAG GCCAAGTCCCCTGTGAAGGAAGAGGCCAAATCTCCAGAGAAGGCCAAGtccccagagaaggaagaggtcAAGTCCCCAGAGAAGGCCAAGTCCCCCGTGAAGGAAGAGGCCAAATCCCCAGAGAAGGCCAAGTCCCCTGTGAAGGAAGAGGCCAAGTCCCCAGAGAAGGCCAAGTCCCCTGAGAAGGCCAAGTCCCCCGTGAAGGAAGAGGCCAAATCCCCAGAGAAGGCCAAGTCCCCTGTGAAGGAAGAGGCCAAGTCCCCAGAGAAGGCCAAGTCCCCTGAGAAGGCCAAGTCCCCTGTGAAGGAAGAGGCCAAATCCCCAGAGAAGGCCAAGTCTCCTGTGAAGGAGGACGCCAAGGCTCCTGAGAAGGAGGTCCCCAAGAAGGAAGAGGCAAAGTCCCctgtgaaggaggaagagaaaccgCAGGAGGTAAAAGCCAAAGAGCCCCCAAAGAAGGTGGAGGAGAAAGCTCCAGCCACACCAAAAACTGAGAAGGACAGCAAGAAAGATGAGGTGCCCAAGAAAGAGGCTCCAAAGCCCGAGGTGCTGGAGAAGAAGGAGCCTGCTGTGGAGAAGCCCAAAGAACCCAAAGCTGAAACCAAGAAGGAAGAGGctgaagataagaaaaaagcaacaacTCCAGAGAAGGAGGCTTCTGccaaggggaaggaagaggccaaACCCAAAGAGAAGGCTGAGGTGGCCAAGAAGGAACCAGATGATGCCAAGGCCAAAGAACCCAGCAAAGCAGCAGAGAAGGAGCCAGAAAAGCCAAAGAAGGAAGAGACGCCAGCAGCACCTGAGAAAAAAGACGCCAAGGAGGGGAAGGCCACAGAGGCCAAGAAGCCTGAGGAGCCCAGCAAGGAGGCCTCCACACCCAGCAAAGCCAAGACGGAAAAGGCCGAGAAGTCCTCTAGCACAGACCAGAAAGATAGCAAGCCTCCAGAGAAGGCCACAGAAGAGAAGGCCACCAAGGGGGAGAAGTAA